Proteins found in one Balaenoptera musculus isolate JJ_BM4_2016_0621 chromosome 4, mBalMus1.pri.v3, whole genome shotgun sequence genomic segment:
- the MB21D2 gene encoding protein MB21D2 isoform X2 — protein MVQKLDQKLPVANEYLLLSGGVREGVVDLDLDELNVYARGTDYDMDFTLLVPALKLHDRNQPVTLDMRHSALCHSWLSLRLFDEGTISKWKDCCTIVDHISGATNYFFSPTKVADWFYDSISIVLSEIQKKPQRGMPKVEKVEKNGTIISIILGVGSSRMLYDIVPVVSFKGWPAVAQSWLMENHFWDGKITEEEVISGFYLVPACSYKGKKDNEWRLSFARSEVQLKKCISSSLMQAYQACKAIIIKLLSRPKAISPYHLRSMMLWACDRLPANYLAQEDYAAHFLLGLIDDLQHCLVNKMCPNYFIPQCNMLEHLSEETVMLHARKLSSVRSDPAEHLRTAIEHVKAANRLTLELQRRGSTTSIPSPQSDGGDPNQPDDRLAKKLQQLVTENPGKSISVFINPDDVTRPHFRIDDKFF, from the coding sequence ATGGTGCAAAAGCTGGACCAAAAACTTCCAGTGGCCAATGAGTATCTATTGCTTTCTGGAGGAGTCCGGGAAGGCGTGGTAGACCTGGACTTAGATGAGCTTAATGTCTATGCCCGAGGGACCGACTATGATATGGACTTCACTCTTCTGGTGCCAGCCCTGAAGCTTCATGACCGTAATCAGCCTGTGACACTGGATATGCGCCATTCAGCCTTGTGCCACTCTTGGCTGAGCCTTCGGCTCTTTGACGAGGGGACGATCAGTAAGTGGAAAGACTGTTGCACCATCGTAGATCACATCAGTGGTGCCACCAACTACTTCTTCTCCCCAACCAAAGTGGCTGACTGGTTCTATGACTCCATCAGCATTGTCCTATCAGAGATACAGAAGAAACCCCAGCGAGGGATGCCAAAGGTGGAAAAGGTAGAAAAGAATGGGACCATCATCTCCATCATTCTGGGTGTGGGGAGCAGTCGCATGTTGTACGATATTGTCCCGGTGGTCTCTTTCAAGGGTTGGCCGGCGGTGGCCCAGAGCTGGCTCATGGAGAACCACTTTTGGGATGGGAAGATCACTGAGGAAGAAGTCATCAGTGGGTTTTACCTGGTGCCTGCTTGCTCCTACAAGGGAAAGAAGGACAACGAGTGGCGGCTGTCCTTTGCCAGGAGTGAGGTGCAGTTGAAGAAGTGCATCTCCAGCAGCCTCATGCAGGCCTACCAGGCCTGCAAAGCCATCATCATTAAACTCCTGTCCCGGCCCAAGGCTATCAGCCCCTATCACCTGCGGAGCATGATGCTCTGGGCCTGCGACAGACTTCCTGCCAACTATTTGGCCCAAGAAGACTATGCAGCCCACTTTTTGCTGGGCCTCATCGATGACCTGCAACACTGTCTGGTCAACAAGATGTGTCCCAATTACTTCATCCCGCAGTGCAACATGCTGGAGCACCTGTCCGAGGAGACGGTCATGCTCCACGCGCGGAAGCTCTCCTCCGTCCGCTCAGACCCGGCGGAGCACTTGCGCACCGCCATCGAGCACGTCAAGGCAGCCAACCGGCTGACACTGGAGCTCCAGAGACGAGGGAGCACCACTAGCATCCCCTCCCCGCAGTCCGACGGAGGGGACCCCAACCAGCCCGATGACCGTCTGGCCAAAAAACTGCAGCAACTAGTGACTGAGAACCCGGGGAAGTCGATCTCCGTCTTCATTAACCCTGATGATGTGACAAGGCCCCATTTCAGAATTGATGATAAATTTTTCTGA